The proteins below come from a single Bacteroidales bacterium genomic window:
- a CDS encoding DUF4492 domain-containing protein, giving the protein MNIIKKIFRFYIDGFRNIDKYGIKLWIIIAIKLFIMFIILKVFFFPDFLNSKFNTEKEKGDYVIETLTKN; this is encoded by the coding sequence ATGAATATCATAAAAAAAATATTCAGATTTTATATTGACGGCTTTAGAAATATAGACAAATACGGAATTAAATTATGGATAATAATTGCAATCAAGCTTTTTATTATGTTTATAATACTGAAAGTCTTTTTCTTTCCTGATTTTTTGAATTCGAAATTCAATACAGAAAAAGAAAAAGGAGATTATGTAATTGAAACATTAACTAAAAATTAG
- a CDS encoding N-glycosylase/DNA lyase: protein MENLCGTYNIIKTDIQNRISEFKSVWIHADEKKLFQELAFCLLTPQSKAKNAWKSIMILTKNQKIYEAEANAIAEDLNLVRFRNNKSRYIVEARKKFLNNSKGIRETLNEQKSIFEKRDWLNKNIKGFGLKESSHFLRNIGFVEDIAILDRHILKNLKKYNVIDEIPKAVSEKKYYEIERKMKNFANKIKIPLEHLDLIFWYNEANTIFK, encoded by the coding sequence ATGGAAAATTTATGTGGAACATACAATATTATTAAAACCGATATTCAAAACAGAATATCAGAGTTCAAATCTGTATGGATTCATGCTGATGAGAAAAAATTATTTCAAGAACTTGCTTTTTGTCTTCTCACTCCACAATCGAAAGCAAAAAATGCTTGGAAATCAATAATGATTTTGACAAAAAATCAAAAGATTTATGAAGCAGAAGCCAATGCTATTGCTGAAGATTTGAATTTAGTGAGGTTTAGAAACAACAAATCTCGCTACATTGTAGAAGCTCGTAAAAAGTTTTTAAATAATTCCAAAGGAATCAGAGAAACTTTGAATGAACAGAAATCAATATTTGAAAAAAGAGATTGGCTCAATAAAAATATAAAAGGTTTTGGATTAAAAGAATCAAGTCATTTTCTGCGAAATATTGGATTTGTCGAAGATATTGCAATTTTAGACAGGCATATTCTTAAAAATTTAAAAAAATATAATGTCATTGATGAGATTCCTAAAGCTGTTTCAGAAAAAAAATATTACGAAATTGAAAGAAAGATGAAGAACTTTGCAAATAAAATTAAAATTCCTCTTGAGCATCTTGATTTAATTTTTTGGTATAATGAAGCTAATACTATTTTTAAATAA
- a CDS encoding AEC family transporter has translation MIVFFKVFESIVILFGIGIIGFTIISRKIVPIKILDVLSPLILDIALPCLIFTNIIYRFEPQNFPTWWTLPLWWIGFTIVTILLSFIGMILIKKKYRPEIGISLLYPNAIFVPMIIIQNLFGDNSSLLVELFIITLIFPVFMFNTYHLFFHTKESSKNKFNWSKFFNPILIVTVLAIAIRLLGVSESVPNAVLSITKILGNTALPLILLLIGGNVYVDFQKRGKIQLNSILLFVALKNFLFPGVVLLLLIIIKPAFSVAFLIFLLSVVPPITAVPILTNKAGGDASLTNQFLISSFLVSVISIPLGMLVFENFFSLN, from the coding sequence AGAAAAATTGTTCCGATAAAAATACTTGATGTTCTTTCTCCCTTAATTCTTGACATTGCCTTGCCTTGTCTGATTTTTACAAATATTATTTATCGTTTCGAGCCGCAAAATTTTCCTACATGGTGGACTCTGCCCCTTTGGTGGATTGGATTTACTATTGTAACAATATTGTTGTCATTTATTGGTATGATACTGATAAAAAAGAAATACAGGCCGGAAATTGGTATTAGCTTATTATATCCAAATGCTATTTTCGTTCCAATGATTATTATTCAAAATCTTTTTGGTGATAATTCATCCTTATTGGTAGAGCTTTTTATAATTACACTGATTTTCCCTGTTTTTATGTTTAATACCTATCACCTGTTTTTTCATACTAAAGAGTCTTCAAAGAACAAATTTAATTGGAGTAAATTTTTTAATCCGATTCTGATAGTTACAGTTCTTGCTATTGCAATTCGACTGTTGGGTGTTTCTGAAAGTGTTCCGAATGCAGTCCTTTCAATAACAAAAATTTTGGGGAATACTGCTTTACCTTTAATTCTGCTTTTAATAGGCGGAAACGTTTATGTTGATTTTCAAAAAAGAGGAAAAATCCAACTTAATTCAATATTATTATTTGTAGCACTAAAAAATTTCCTTTTCCCCGGTGTTGTTCTTTTATTGCTGATAATTATAAAACCGGCGTTTTCTGTAGCATTTTTAATTTTTCTTCTCAGTGTAGTGCCGCCAATTACAGCTGTTCCGATTTTAACAAATAAGGCTGGAGGAGATGCTTCTTTAACAAATCAATTTTTAATATCAAGTTTTTTAGTATCTGTTATTTCAATACCTTTAGGAATGTTGGTATTTGAAAATTTTTTCTCATTAAATTAA